Part of the bacterium genome is shown below.
AGCAAATCATTGAAACCGGACAGGGTGCGGCTCTTCAATACAAAATTGTTCGCCCCAGCGGTGAGATTAGGCATGCGTATTCACAAGGTGAAGCCGAGTACGACTCCAATGGAGTTTTGAGACGGGTATTTGGCACTACGCTCGACATCACAGAACGCGTCGTTGCGGAAGAACGCGTGCGTTCAAGCGAGGAGCGATTGGCACTCGCTTTTGAAGGTTCATCGGACGGATTCTGGGACTGGAACGTCGTGTCCGGAGATTGCTACTTCAGCCCCCGAATCGTCGAATGGCTGGAGTTTGACCCGCATGAATTCCAGCATCATGTGAAATTCTGGGAAGAGTTGATTCATCCGGATTATTTGCAGGCCTTCAACGAGGCGTATCGTGAGCATGTGGACAACCAGACGACCCACTACGAAATCGAAGAGCGCGTGCGCACGAAATCCGGTTCGTGGATTTGGGTACTCTCGCGCGGTAAAGTCGTGCAATGGAACGAAGACGGGACGCCCTTGCGTGCGGCCGGAACTTGGACGAATATCACCTCCCGTAAGATAATGGAGGCTCGTGCCACTCAGCTCGGCCGGATTCTCGACAAGTCTGTCAACGAAGTTTATGTCATTGACCCGATGACTTTGCAAATCGTCGAAGCGAACCAGCGCGCAAGTCAAAACACGGGCTATACGGTGCAGGAATTGATGCGTCTGACCATCCCTGAATTGCAGCAGGACTGGGATGAAGGAGAGTTGAAAGCGCTCGGTGCGCCGTTGCTGGCCGGTACCGTCGAAGCAATTCGCAGTGAAGGCACTCACGTGCGCAAAGACGGTACAACTTACCCGATTGAAGTTGCCGTGCAATTGATGGAATGGTATGATAAGACCGTATTCGTTTCCGTTGTGAGCGATGTGACGGACAAACGCAAAGCCGAACAGGAATTCGAGAACCTGCAGGCACAGCTGCGGCACGCGCAACGACTCGAGACGATAGGTACCCTTGCCGGCGGTATCGCGCATGACTTCAACAATATCCTGACACCTATTCTGGGATATGCCGACATGGCCGCCAGTGAAATGGATCCGGAGTCGAATTCGCGCCGGGACATTGAGCAGGTGATTCAGGCCGCCTACCGTGCCAAAGGACTGGTGCAGCAAATTCTGGCTTTCAGCAGGCAATCGGAACAGGTGCGCCATCCGCTCAACATCGACATGGTCGTCAAGGAAACGCTGCGTCTGATGCGCGCGAGTGTTCCGCCGCATATTGAAATCATTCAGAACATCGAGAATGTCGGGACCGTGCTGTCCGACCCGACGCTGCTTAACCAGATTCTGATGAATCTGTGTACCAACGCCTATCAGGCGATCAGCGACGAGAGCGGCGAAATCGAGATAACGCTGACATCTGAACGTGTGCGCGAAATGGAGTTCGCGGAACGGGGTAAACTTAGCGACGGATTATACGCGAAATTGACTGTTCGCGATACCGGAGCGGGTATGGATGCCGCGACCATAGGACGGATTTTTGAGCCGTTTTTCACGACTAAGGAAGTCGGTCAGGGAACCGGGCTCGGACTGTCTGTTGTGCATGGTATTGTGCAGGCGCACGGCGGTGCTATCACAGTTGACTCTCGTCCCGGATTAGGATCTCGAGTCACCGTGTATCTGCCGCTCTTAAGTGAACCGGAGCATTGTGAAAGCGAAATTCAGCGCGAGATACCGCGCGGCAGCGAACACCTTTTGTTGTGCGACGACGATGAAGCGATTTTGACGCTGGCAACGCATATGCTTGAATCATTCGGGTATCGTGTGACTGCCGTAGGTGATCCGGTGAGCGCGCTCGCCTTGCTTGCACAAGCCGACCCGCCGATCGCGGCTCTGCTGGTTGACGACAGAATGCCGATACTGTCAGGGCTTCATGTCGCGCTTGCGGCCCACGACTTCAAACCGGAACTCCCGGTGATTCTATTATCTGCCAGCGCAAGTTTGGAATTGGAAGACTCCCCGTTCGCCGCCGTCTTGTCCAAACCTGTTGCGGCAAGCGATCTGGTTTTCGCTGTAAGAAATGCTATCAATAACACATATAAGACGGAGGTTCTATGACTCGCATCCTGGTAATAGATGACGACCCCAATATCCGGCAAATGGTCTGCCGGATGCTTGAGCGGGAAGGCTATGAAGTTGAAGTTGCATCCAACGGAAAAGAAGGCATCGACAAGTTCCGGGCTGTTCCCGCAAGCCTGGTTATCACAGACATAATCATGCCCGAGCAAGAGGGTATCGAGACCATCCGGATGCTCAGAACAGATTTCCCGGATTGCCGGATAATCGCCATGTCAGGAGGCGGACGAATCGGACCTTCTGATTACCTTTCCATGGCAAGGCTGTTAGGTGCGACGGTGTCGCTAAGCAAACCGTTTGATCGCGGCCAATTGCTTGACGCTGTAAGGCAGGCACTCTCGGCTGAAACAGTGTAAACTGACTTGCCTGGCCAGAGGGTCAGGTGTGCAAGAATTTTCGCACTTGGAGGCATGAGTGCGTGCGATCTCTGTGCTCGAGCTGGTTGTGGTCAACCAGCTCTTTTTTATTCTCCTAAAAAACATTGATTTCACTCCTGTTGGCGTATACTGTTGACCCATTCACTTTTTCTCGTTTTGCATTGATTCTCTTGACTTCACTTGGGTGCGTGTAGTATACTTACTATACATTGATTGGTGACAAAATCACGAATAGTGACCCTGTGTATAAAGTTGGGAAGAAATCAAGGAGAGACCGATGAAATTGAGAATGTTCTGTCTGGTGTTGGCGATGCTGGCGGTGGCTTCAGTGAGCCAAGCGCAGTTCAATGCGATTCTGTATACACTGACGCCGTTGACGGCGTCGTGTGACGGCGGCGAGTGTT
Proteins encoded:
- a CDS encoding response regulator produces the protein MTRILVIDDDPNIRQMVCRMLEREGYEVEVASNGKEGIDKFRAVPASLVITDIIMPEQEGIETIRMLRTDFPDCRIIAMSGGGRIGPSDYLSMARLLGATVSLSKPFDRGQLLDAVRQALSAETV